The Symphalangus syndactylus isolate Jambi chromosome 8, NHGRI_mSymSyn1-v2.1_pri, whole genome shotgun sequence genome includes a window with the following:
- the SALL2 gene encoding sal-like protein 2 isoform X2, protein MAHESGRSSRLGVPCGEPAELGGDASEEDHPQVCAKCCAQFTDPSEFLAHQNACSTDPPVMVIIGGQENPNNSSASSEPRPEGHNNPQVMDTEHSNPPDSGSSVPMDPTWGPERRGEESSGHFLVAATGTAAGGGGGLILASPKLGATPLPPESTPAPPPPPPPPPPPGVGSGHLNIPLILEELRVLQQRQIHQMQMTEQICRQVLLLGSLGQTVGAPASPSELPGTGTASSTKPLLPLFSPIKPVQTSKTLASSSSSSSSSSSGAETPKQAFFHLYHPLGSQHPFSAGGVGRSHKPTPAPSPALPGSTDQLIASPHLAFPSTTGLLAAQCLGAARGLEATASPGLLKPKNGSGELSYGEAMGPLEKPGGRHKCRFCAKVFGSDSALQIHLRSHTGERPYKCNVCGNRFTTRGNLKVHFHRHREKYPHVQMNPHPVPEHLDYVITSSGLPYGMSVPPEKAEEEAATPGGGVERKPLVASTTALSATESLTLLSTSAGTATAPGLPAFNKFVLMKAVEPKNKADENTPPGSEGSAISGVAESSTATRMQLSKLVTSLPSWALLTNHFKSTGSFPFPYVLEPLGTSPSETSKLQQLVEKIDRQGAVAVTSTASGAPTTSAPAPSSSASSGPNQCVICLRVLSCPRALRLHYGQHGGERPFKCKVCGRAFSTRGNLRAHFVGHKASPAARAQNSCPICQKKFTNAVTLQQHVRMHLGGQIPNGGTALPEGGGAAQENGSEQSTVSGAGSFSQQQSQQPSPEEELSEEEEEEDEEEEEDVTDEDSLAGRGSESGGEKAISVRGDSEEASGAEEEVGTVAAAATAGKEMDGNEKATQQSSLPPPPPPDSLDQPQPMEQGSSDVLGGKEEGGKPERSSSPASALTPEGEGTSVTLVEELSLQEAMRKEPGDSSSRKACEVCGQAFPSQAALEEHQKTHPREGPLFTCVFCRQGFLERATLKKHMLLAHHQNQYVAFLSSGLPMKPWNSSSTSTTTPSLAPPVLFGLGTVAGKVPPTMGSREAKEKTAPLLFQPPVPKAVPEKPIIDKK, encoded by the exons ATGGCGCACGAATCCGGGAGGAGCTCTCGTCTCGGGGTGCCCTGCGGGGAGCCGGCAGAGCTCGGAG GTGATGCTAGCGAGGAGGATCACCCCCAAGTCTGTGCCAAGTGCTGCGCACAATTCACTGACCCAAGTGAATTCCTCGCCCACCAGAACGCATGTTCTACTGACCCTCCTGTAATGGTGATAATTGGGGGACAGGAGAACCCCAACAACTCTTCGGCCTCCTCTGAACCCCGGCCTGAGGGTCACAATAATCCTCAGGTCATGGACACAGAGCATAGCAACCCCCCAGATTCTGGGTCCTCCGTGCCCATGGATCCCACCTGGGGCccggagaggagaggagaggagtctTCAGGGCATTTCCTGGTCGCTGCCACAGGTACAGCGGCTGGGGGAGGCGGGGGCCTGATCTTGGCCAGTCCCAAGCTGGGAGCAACCCCATTACCTCCAGAATCGACCCCTGcaccccctcctcccccaccaccccctccGCCCCCAGGTGTAGGCAGTGGCCACTTGAATATCCCCCTGATCTTGGAAGAGCTACGGGTGCTGCAGCAGCGGCAGATCCATCAGATGCAGATGACTGAGCAAATCTGCAGGCAGGTGCTGTTGCTTGGCTCCTTAGGCCAGACGGTGGGTGCCCCTGCCAGTCCCTCAGAGCTACCTGGGACAGGGACTGCCTCTTCCACCAAGCCCCTACTACCCCTCTTCAGCCCCATCAAGCCTGTCCAAACCAGCAAGACACtggcatcttcctcctcctcctcctcctcttcctcttcaggGGCAGAAACGCCCAAGCAGGCCTTCTTCCACCTTTACCACCCACTGGGGTCACAGCATCCTTTCTCTGCTGGAGGGGTTGGGCGAAGCCACAAACCcacccctgccccttccccagccttgccGGGCAGCACAGATCAGCTGATTGCTTCGCCTCATCTGGCATTCCCAAGCACCACGGGACTACTGGCAGCACAGTGTCTTGGGGCAGCCCGAGGCCTTGAGGCCACTGCCTCCCCAGGGCTCCTGAAGCCAAAGAATGGAAGTGGTGAGCTGAGCTACGGAGAAGCGATGGGTCCCTTGGAGAAGCCCGGTGGAAGGCACAAATGCCGCTTCTGTGCCAAAGTATTTGGCAGTGACAGTGCCCTGCAGATCCACCTCCGTTCCCACACGGGTGAGAGGCCCTATAAGTGCAATGTCTGTGGAAACCGCTTTACCACCCGTGGCAACCTCAAAGTGCATTTCCACCGGCATCGTGAGAAGTACCCACATGTGCAGATGAACCCACACCCAGTACCAGAGCACCTAGACTACGTCATTACCAGCAGTGGCTTGCCGTATGGTATGTCCGTGCCACCAGAGAAGGCCGAGGAGGAGGCAGCCACTCCAGGTGGAGGGGTTGAGCGCAAGCCTCTGGTGGCCTCCACCACAGCACTCAGTGCCACAGAGAGCCTGACTCTGCTCTCCACCAGTGCAGGCACAGCCACGGCTCCAGGACTCCCTGCTTTCAATAAGTTTGTGCTCATGAAAGCAGTGGAACCCAAGAATAAAGCTGATGAAAACACCCCCCCAGGGAGTGAGGGCTCAGCCATCAGTGGAGTGGCAGAAAGTAGCACAGCAACTCGCATGCAGCTAAGTAAGTTGGTGACTTCACTACCAAGCTGGGCACTGCTTACCAACCACTTTAAGTCCACTGGCAGCTTCCCCTTCCCCTATGTGCTAGAGCCCTTGGGGACCTCACCCTCTGAGACATCAAAGCTGCAGCAACTGGTAGAAAAGATTGACCGGCAAGGAGCTGTGGCAGTGACCTCAACTGCCTCAGGAGCCCCCACCACCTCTGCCCCTGCACCTTCATCCTCAGCCTCTTCTGGACCTAACCAGTGTGTCATCTGTCTCCGGGTGCTTAGCTGTCCTCGGGCCCTACGCCTTCATTATGGCCAACATGGAGGTGAGAGGCCCTTCAAATGCAAAGTGTGTGGCAGAGCCTTCTCCACCAGGGGTAATCTGCGTGCACATTTCGTGGGCCACAAGGCCAGTCCAGCTGCCCGGGCACAGAACTCCTGCCCCATCTGCCAGAAGAAGTTCACCAATGCTGTCACTCTGCAGCAGCATGTCCGGATGCACCTGGGGGGCCAGATCCCCAATGGTGGTACTGCACTCCCTGAAGGTGGAGGAGCTGCTCAGGAGAATGGCTCTGAGCAATCTACAGTCTCCGGGGCAGGGAGTTTCTCCCAGCAGCAGTCCCAGCAGCCATCACCGGAAGAGGAGTtgtctgaggaggaggaagaggaggatgaggaagaagaggaagatgtgACTGATGAAGATTCCCTGGCAGGGAGAGGCTCAGAGAGTGGAGGTGAGAAGGCAATATCAGTGAGAGGTGATTCAGAAGAGGCATCTGGGgcagaggaggaggtggggacAGTGGCGGCAGCAGCCACAGCTGGGAAGGAGATGGACGGTAATGAGAAAGCTACTCAACAGTCTTctttgccaccaccaccaccacctgacAGCCTGGATCAGCCTCAGCCAATGGAGCAGGGAAGCAGTGATGTTTTAGGAGGCAAGGAAGAGGGGGGCAAACCGGAGAGAAGCTCAAGCCCAGCATCAGCACTCACCCCAGAAGGGGAAGGTACCAGCGTGACCTTGGTAGAGGAGCTGAGCCTGCAGGAGGCAATGAGAAAGGAGCCAGGAGACAGCAGCAGCAGAAAGGCCTGCGAAGTGTGTGGCCAGGCCTTTCCCTCCCAGGCGGCTCTGGAGGAGCATCAGAAGACCCACCCCAGGGAGGGGCCGCTCTTCACTTGTGTTTTCTGCAGGCAGGGCTTTCTTGAGCGGGCTACCCTCAAGAAGCATATGCTACTGGCACACCACCAG AACCAGTATGTGGCATTCCTGTCAAGTGGCCTGCCCATGAAGCCCTGGAATTCCAGCTCCACCTCCACTACCACTCCAAGCCTGGCCCCACCAGTGCTGTTTGGCCTAGGAACTGTGGCTGGGAAGGTGCCTCCAACAATGGGATCCAGGGAAGCCAAGGAGAAGACAGCCCCCCTCCTATTTCAGCCTCCTGTACCCAAGGCAGTGCCTGAGAAGCCCATCATAGACAAGAAGTAG
- the SALL2 gene encoding sal-like protein 2 isoform X4, with product MAHESGRSSRLGVPCGEPAELGGDASEEDHPQVCAKCCAQFTDPSEFLAHQNACSTDPPVMVIIGGQENPNNSSASSEPRPEGHNNPQVMDTEHSNPPDSGSSVPMDPTWGPERRGEESSGHFLVAATGVGSGHLNIPLILEELRVLQQRQIHQMQMTEQICRQVLLLGSLGQTVGAPASPSELPGTGTASSTKPLLPLFSPIKPVQTSKTLASSSSSSSSSSSGAETPKQAFFHLYHPLGSQHPFSAGGVGRSHKPTPAPSPALPGSTDQLIASPHLAFPSTTGLLAAQCLGAARGLEATASPGLLKPKNGSGELSYGEAMGPLEKPGGRHKCRFCAKVFGSDSALQIHLRSHTGERPYKCNVCGNRFTTRGNLKVHFHRHREKYPHVQMNPHPVPEHLDYVITSSGLPYGMSVPPEKAEEEAATPGGGVERKPLVASTTALSATESLTLLSTSAGTATAPGLPAFNKFVLMKAVEPKNKADENTPPGSEGSAISGVAESSTATRMQLSKLVTSLPSWALLTNHFKSTGSFPFPYVLEPLGTSPSETSKLQQLVEKIDRQGAVAVTSTASGAPTTSAPAPSSSASSGPNQCVICLRVLSCPRALRLHYGQHGGERPFKCKVCGRAFSTRGNLRAHFVGHKASPAARAQNSCPICQKKFTNAVTLQQHVRMHLGGQIPNGGTALPEGGGAAQENGSEQSTVSGAGSFSQQQSQQPSPEEELSEEEEEEDEEEEEDVTDEDSLAGRGSESGGEKAISVRGDSEEASGAEEEVGTVAAAATAGKEMDGNEKATQQSSLPPPPPPDSLDQPQPMEQGSSDVLGGKEEGGKPERSSSPASALTPEGEGTSVTLVEELSLQEAMRKEPGDSSSRKACEVCGQAFPSQAALEEHQKTHPREGPLFTCVFCRQGFLERATLKKHMLLAHHQNQYVAFLSSGLPMKPWNSSSTSTTTPSLAPPVLFGLGTVAGKVPPTMGSREAKEKTAPLLFQPPVPKAVPEKPIIDKK from the exons ATGGCGCACGAATCCGGGAGGAGCTCTCGTCTCGGGGTGCCCTGCGGGGAGCCGGCAGAGCTCGGAG GTGATGCTAGCGAGGAGGATCACCCCCAAGTCTGTGCCAAGTGCTGCGCACAATTCACTGACCCAAGTGAATTCCTCGCCCACCAGAACGCATGTTCTACTGACCCTCCTGTAATGGTGATAATTGGGGGACAGGAGAACCCCAACAACTCTTCGGCCTCCTCTGAACCCCGGCCTGAGGGTCACAATAATCCTCAGGTCATGGACACAGAGCATAGCAACCCCCCAGATTCTGGGTCCTCCGTGCCCATGGATCCCACCTGGGGCccggagaggagaggagaggagtctTCAGGGCATTTCCTGGTCGCTGCCACAG GTGTAGGCAGTGGCCACTTGAATATCCCCCTGATCTTGGAAGAGCTACGGGTGCTGCAGCAGCGGCAGATCCATCAGATGCAGATGACTGAGCAAATCTGCAGGCAGGTGCTGTTGCTTGGCTCCTTAGGCCAGACGGTGGGTGCCCCTGCCAGTCCCTCAGAGCTACCTGGGACAGGGACTGCCTCTTCCACCAAGCCCCTACTACCCCTCTTCAGCCCCATCAAGCCTGTCCAAACCAGCAAGACACtggcatcttcctcctcctcctcctcctcttcctcttcaggGGCAGAAACGCCCAAGCAGGCCTTCTTCCACCTTTACCACCCACTGGGGTCACAGCATCCTTTCTCTGCTGGAGGGGTTGGGCGAAGCCACAAACCcacccctgccccttccccagccttgccGGGCAGCACAGATCAGCTGATTGCTTCGCCTCATCTGGCATTCCCAAGCACCACGGGACTACTGGCAGCACAGTGTCTTGGGGCAGCCCGAGGCCTTGAGGCCACTGCCTCCCCAGGGCTCCTGAAGCCAAAGAATGGAAGTGGTGAGCTGAGCTACGGAGAAGCGATGGGTCCCTTGGAGAAGCCCGGTGGAAGGCACAAATGCCGCTTCTGTGCCAAAGTATTTGGCAGTGACAGTGCCCTGCAGATCCACCTCCGTTCCCACACGGGTGAGAGGCCCTATAAGTGCAATGTCTGTGGAAACCGCTTTACCACCCGTGGCAACCTCAAAGTGCATTTCCACCGGCATCGTGAGAAGTACCCACATGTGCAGATGAACCCACACCCAGTACCAGAGCACCTAGACTACGTCATTACCAGCAGTGGCTTGCCGTATGGTATGTCCGTGCCACCAGAGAAGGCCGAGGAGGAGGCAGCCACTCCAGGTGGAGGGGTTGAGCGCAAGCCTCTGGTGGCCTCCACCACAGCACTCAGTGCCACAGAGAGCCTGACTCTGCTCTCCACCAGTGCAGGCACAGCCACGGCTCCAGGACTCCCTGCTTTCAATAAGTTTGTGCTCATGAAAGCAGTGGAACCCAAGAATAAAGCTGATGAAAACACCCCCCCAGGGAGTGAGGGCTCAGCCATCAGTGGAGTGGCAGAAAGTAGCACAGCAACTCGCATGCAGCTAAGTAAGTTGGTGACTTCACTACCAAGCTGGGCACTGCTTACCAACCACTTTAAGTCCACTGGCAGCTTCCCCTTCCCCTATGTGCTAGAGCCCTTGGGGACCTCACCCTCTGAGACATCAAAGCTGCAGCAACTGGTAGAAAAGATTGACCGGCAAGGAGCTGTGGCAGTGACCTCAACTGCCTCAGGAGCCCCCACCACCTCTGCCCCTGCACCTTCATCCTCAGCCTCTTCTGGACCTAACCAGTGTGTCATCTGTCTCCGGGTGCTTAGCTGTCCTCGGGCCCTACGCCTTCATTATGGCCAACATGGAGGTGAGAGGCCCTTCAAATGCAAAGTGTGTGGCAGAGCCTTCTCCACCAGGGGTAATCTGCGTGCACATTTCGTGGGCCACAAGGCCAGTCCAGCTGCCCGGGCACAGAACTCCTGCCCCATCTGCCAGAAGAAGTTCACCAATGCTGTCACTCTGCAGCAGCATGTCCGGATGCACCTGGGGGGCCAGATCCCCAATGGTGGTACTGCACTCCCTGAAGGTGGAGGAGCTGCTCAGGAGAATGGCTCTGAGCAATCTACAGTCTCCGGGGCAGGGAGTTTCTCCCAGCAGCAGTCCCAGCAGCCATCACCGGAAGAGGAGTtgtctgaggaggaggaagaggaggatgaggaagaagaggaagatgtgACTGATGAAGATTCCCTGGCAGGGAGAGGCTCAGAGAGTGGAGGTGAGAAGGCAATATCAGTGAGAGGTGATTCAGAAGAGGCATCTGGGgcagaggaggaggtggggacAGTGGCGGCAGCAGCCACAGCTGGGAAGGAGATGGACGGTAATGAGAAAGCTACTCAACAGTCTTctttgccaccaccaccaccacctgacAGCCTGGATCAGCCTCAGCCAATGGAGCAGGGAAGCAGTGATGTTTTAGGAGGCAAGGAAGAGGGGGGCAAACCGGAGAGAAGCTCAAGCCCAGCATCAGCACTCACCCCAGAAGGGGAAGGTACCAGCGTGACCTTGGTAGAGGAGCTGAGCCTGCAGGAGGCAATGAGAAAGGAGCCAGGAGACAGCAGCAGCAGAAAGGCCTGCGAAGTGTGTGGCCAGGCCTTTCCCTCCCAGGCGGCTCTGGAGGAGCATCAGAAGACCCACCCCAGGGAGGGGCCGCTCTTCACTTGTGTTTTCTGCAGGCAGGGCTTTCTTGAGCGGGCTACCCTCAAGAAGCATATGCTACTGGCACACCACCAG AACCAGTATGTGGCATTCCTGTCAAGTGGCCTGCCCATGAAGCCCTGGAATTCCAGCTCCACCTCCACTACCACTCCAAGCCTGGCCCCACCAGTGCTGTTTGGCCTAGGAACTGTGGCTGGGAAGGTGCCTCCAACAATGGGATCCAGGGAAGCCAAGGAGAAGACAGCCCCCCTCCTATTTCAGCCTCCTGTACCCAAGGCAGTGCCTGAGAAGCCCATCATAGACAAGAAGTAG
- the SALL2 gene encoding sal-like protein 2 isoform X5 produces MSRRKQRKPQQLISDCEGPGAPENGDASEEDHPQVCAKCCAQFTDPSEFLAHQNACSTDPPVMVIIGGQENPNNSSASSEPRPEGHNNPQVMDTEHSNPPDSGSSVPMDPTWGPERRGEESSGHFLVAATGAETPKQAFFHLYHPLGSQHPFSAGGVGRSHKPTPAPSPALPGSTDQLIASPHLAFPSTTGLLAAQCLGAARGLEATASPGLLKPKNGSGELSYGEAMGPLEKPGGRHKCRFCAKVFGSDSALQIHLRSHTGERPYKCNVCGNRFTTRGNLKVHFHRHREKYPHVQMNPHPVPEHLDYVITSSGLPYGMSVPPEKAEEEAATPGGGVERKPLVASTTALSATESLTLLSTSAGTATAPGLPAFNKFVLMKAVEPKNKADENTPPGSEGSAISGVAESSTATRMQLSKLVTSLPSWALLTNHFKSTGSFPFPYVLEPLGTSPSETSKLQQLVEKIDRQGAVAVTSTASGAPTTSAPAPSSSASSGPNQCVICLRVLSCPRALRLHYGQHGGERPFKCKVCGRAFSTRGNLRAHFVGHKASPAARAQNSCPICQKKFTNAVTLQQHVRMHLGGQIPNGGTALPEGGGAAQENGSEQSTVSGAGSFSQQQSQQPSPEEELSEEEEEEDEEEEEDVTDEDSLAGRGSESGGEKAISVRGDSEEASGAEEEVGTVAAAATAGKEMDGNEKATQQSSLPPPPPPDSLDQPQPMEQGSSDVLGGKEEGGKPERSSSPASALTPEGEGTSVTLVEELSLQEAMRKEPGDSSSRKACEVCGQAFPSQAALEEHQKTHPREGPLFTCVFCRQGFLERATLKKHMLLAHHQNQYVAFLSSGLPMKPWNSSSTSTTTPSLAPPVLFGLGTVAGKVPPTMGSREAKEKTAPLLFQPPVPKAVPEKPIIDKK; encoded by the exons GTGATGCTAGCGAGGAGGATCACCCCCAAGTCTGTGCCAAGTGCTGCGCACAATTCACTGACCCAAGTGAATTCCTCGCCCACCAGAACGCATGTTCTACTGACCCTCCTGTAATGGTGATAATTGGGGGACAGGAGAACCCCAACAACTCTTCGGCCTCCTCTGAACCCCGGCCTGAGGGTCACAATAATCCTCAGGTCATGGACACAGAGCATAGCAACCCCCCAGATTCTGGGTCCTCCGTGCCCATGGATCCCACCTGGGGCccggagaggagaggagaggagtctTCAGGGCATTTCCTGGTCGCTGCCACAG gGGCAGAAACGCCCAAGCAGGCCTTCTTCCACCTTTACCACCCACTGGGGTCACAGCATCCTTTCTCTGCTGGAGGGGTTGGGCGAAGCCACAAACCcacccctgccccttccccagccttgccGGGCAGCACAGATCAGCTGATTGCTTCGCCTCATCTGGCATTCCCAAGCACCACGGGACTACTGGCAGCACAGTGTCTTGGGGCAGCCCGAGGCCTTGAGGCCACTGCCTCCCCAGGGCTCCTGAAGCCAAAGAATGGAAGTGGTGAGCTGAGCTACGGAGAAGCGATGGGTCCCTTGGAGAAGCCCGGTGGAAGGCACAAATGCCGCTTCTGTGCCAAAGTATTTGGCAGTGACAGTGCCCTGCAGATCCACCTCCGTTCCCACACGGGTGAGAGGCCCTATAAGTGCAATGTCTGTGGAAACCGCTTTACCACCCGTGGCAACCTCAAAGTGCATTTCCACCGGCATCGTGAGAAGTACCCACATGTGCAGATGAACCCACACCCAGTACCAGAGCACCTAGACTACGTCATTACCAGCAGTGGCTTGCCGTATGGTATGTCCGTGCCACCAGAGAAGGCCGAGGAGGAGGCAGCCACTCCAGGTGGAGGGGTTGAGCGCAAGCCTCTGGTGGCCTCCACCACAGCACTCAGTGCCACAGAGAGCCTGACTCTGCTCTCCACCAGTGCAGGCACAGCCACGGCTCCAGGACTCCCTGCTTTCAATAAGTTTGTGCTCATGAAAGCAGTGGAACCCAAGAATAAAGCTGATGAAAACACCCCCCCAGGGAGTGAGGGCTCAGCCATCAGTGGAGTGGCAGAAAGTAGCACAGCAACTCGCATGCAGCTAAGTAAGTTGGTGACTTCACTACCAAGCTGGGCACTGCTTACCAACCACTTTAAGTCCACTGGCAGCTTCCCCTTCCCCTATGTGCTAGAGCCCTTGGGGACCTCACCCTCTGAGACATCAAAGCTGCAGCAACTGGTAGAAAAGATTGACCGGCAAGGAGCTGTGGCAGTGACCTCAACTGCCTCAGGAGCCCCCACCACCTCTGCCCCTGCACCTTCATCCTCAGCCTCTTCTGGACCTAACCAGTGTGTCATCTGTCTCCGGGTGCTTAGCTGTCCTCGGGCCCTACGCCTTCATTATGGCCAACATGGAGGTGAGAGGCCCTTCAAATGCAAAGTGTGTGGCAGAGCCTTCTCCACCAGGGGTAATCTGCGTGCACATTTCGTGGGCCACAAGGCCAGTCCAGCTGCCCGGGCACAGAACTCCTGCCCCATCTGCCAGAAGAAGTTCACCAATGCTGTCACTCTGCAGCAGCATGTCCGGATGCACCTGGGGGGCCAGATCCCCAATGGTGGTACTGCACTCCCTGAAGGTGGAGGAGCTGCTCAGGAGAATGGCTCTGAGCAATCTACAGTCTCCGGGGCAGGGAGTTTCTCCCAGCAGCAGTCCCAGCAGCCATCACCGGAAGAGGAGTtgtctgaggaggaggaagaggaggatgaggaagaagaggaagatgtgACTGATGAAGATTCCCTGGCAGGGAGAGGCTCAGAGAGTGGAGGTGAGAAGGCAATATCAGTGAGAGGTGATTCAGAAGAGGCATCTGGGgcagaggaggaggtggggacAGTGGCGGCAGCAGCCACAGCTGGGAAGGAGATGGACGGTAATGAGAAAGCTACTCAACAGTCTTctttgccaccaccaccaccacctgacAGCCTGGATCAGCCTCAGCCAATGGAGCAGGGAAGCAGTGATGTTTTAGGAGGCAAGGAAGAGGGGGGCAAACCGGAGAGAAGCTCAAGCCCAGCATCAGCACTCACCCCAGAAGGGGAAGGTACCAGCGTGACCTTGGTAGAGGAGCTGAGCCTGCAGGAGGCAATGAGAAAGGAGCCAGGAGACAGCAGCAGCAGAAAGGCCTGCGAAGTGTGTGGCCAGGCCTTTCCCTCCCAGGCGGCTCTGGAGGAGCATCAGAAGACCCACCCCAGGGAGGGGCCGCTCTTCACTTGTGTTTTCTGCAGGCAGGGCTTTCTTGAGCGGGCTACCCTCAAGAAGCATATGCTACTGGCACACCACCAG AACCAGTATGTGGCATTCCTGTCAAGTGGCCTGCCCATGAAGCCCTGGAATTCCAGCTCCACCTCCACTACCACTCCAAGCCTGGCCCCACCAGTGCTGTTTGGCCTAGGAACTGTGGCTGGGAAGGTGCCTCCAACAATGGGATCCAGGGAAGCCAAGGAGAAGACAGCCCCCCTCCTATTTCAGCCTCCTGTACCCAAGGCAGTGCCTGAGAAGCCCATCATAGACAAGAAGTAG